CCTCGTTGAGAATGATATCGCGATATGATATCGCGCCGTCATGACTCGGATCCTTGCAGACCTTCCCGATGAGGACATCCGCTGGCTCGATGACCGCGCGGCCCAGCAGGGCAAGTCGCGCGCGTCGGTCCTGCGTGAGGCGGTCAGTGTCTACCGCGCCGA
The DNA window shown above is from Novosphingobium sp. P6W and carries:
- a CDS encoding CopG family transcriptional regulator is translated as MTRILADLPDEDIRWLDDRAAQQGKSRASVLREAVSVYRAESSQDWIARGAGYWKHRDDIGDGVEHQRAMRADRTFD